From a region of the Lactuca sativa cultivar Salinas chromosome 4, Lsat_Salinas_v11, whole genome shotgun sequence genome:
- the LOC111893140 gene encoding uncharacterized protein LOC111893140 — translation MRQKRWVELLNDYECEIRYHPGKANVVADALSRKEYSGRRVKALAMTIHSRLSAKMKEAQEEALKPKNVTGEALRGMDKNLEVRDDGVRCLVNRIWTSKFGGFRDVVMDEAHKTRYSVHPG, via the coding sequence atgagacaaaaaCGATGGGTAGAAttgctaaatgattacgaatgtgaaattcgttatcaccccgGGAAAGCCAACGTGGTTGCAGACGCTTTAAGCAGAAAGGAgtactcgggccgccgagtaaagGCATTAGCCATGACCATCCACTCACGCCTATCCGCAAAAATGAAGGAAGCTCAGGAAGAAGCCTTGAAGCCAAAGAACGTGACAGGTGAAGCATTGAGAGGAATGGACAAAAATCTTGAAGTCAGGGATGACGGAGTTCGTTGTCTcgtgaaccggatctggacatcAAAATTTGGTGGATTTAGGGACGTTGTCATGGACGAAGCTCATAAAACTCGCTACTCCGTGCATCCCGGATGA
- the LOC128133620 gene encoding uncharacterized protein LOC128133620: MLMKEYCRRGEIQKLEEEYWGLKMTGSDILSYTSRFSDLAMLCPGMVPTESKKVERYVWGLSQQLQGHILASKLTAFDSAKELAHQLINHNANHDTVTTTSEQAKRGNNKRKFWNKKKGHPTQDPAKKQQVVVVHAATTTANPTTIRQYAGNLPKCNKCSYHHNGACREMHCTNCNKRGHIARFCRTPAQPNAQAANVGASRTCYGCGKAGHLKRNCLKARNPNPGEVGRVLAIGHEEAIADPTVVTGTFPLNNTYACILFDSGVEKSFVSHQFKRLLNQTPQTLKDTFTIEMANRKIENTNDIYTGCTLTLNNHFFQIYLMLVTIKSFDVIIGMDWLCPHHAEILCHEKAVRLNLPSGEALVIYGDKPSSNF; this comes from the coding sequence ATGTTAATGAAGGAGTACTGCCGTAGGGGTGAGATACAAAAGCTGGAAGAAGAATATTGGGGTCTTAAAATGACAGGATCTGACATCCTGTCGTACACCTCAAGGTTCAGCGATCTAGCCATGCTGTGTCCCGGGATGGTTCCTACCGAAAGCAAGAAGGTGGAAAGATACGTATGGGGATTATCTCAACAACTCCAAGGACACATATTGGCCTCAAAGCTAACtgccttcgacagtgccaaggaactggcacatcAACTCATCAACCATAACGCCAACCATGACACTGTAACGACCACCTCCGAGCAAGCAAAAAGGGGaaacaacaaaagaaaattttggaataaGAAAAAGGGCCATCCTACTCAAGACCctgccaagaaacaacaagtggttGTAGTGCACGCCGCCACAACCACTGCCAACCCCACAACGATAAGGCAATACGCcgggaacctgcccaagtgcaacaaatgcagctaccaccacaacggtgCATGCCGTGAAATGCATTGCACCAATTGTAACAAAAGGGGGCACATCGCCCGATTCTGTAGAACTCCAGCCCAACCGAACGCACAAGCTGCCAACGTCGGAGCAAGCcgaacctgctatggatgtggaaaagCAGGACACCTCAAACGTAACTGCTTGAAGGCAAGAAACCCCAACCCCGGCGAAGTTGGCAGAGTTCTGGCGATAGGTCATGAGGAAGCCATCGCAGATCCAACggtggttactggtacgtttccccTCAACAATACCTacgcatgcattctttttgataGTGGCGTGGAGAAAAGCTTCGTGAGCCACCAATTTAAACGCTTGCTTAATCAAACACCACAAACACTAAAAGACACATTCAccatagaaatggctaacagaaaAATAGAGAACACTAACGATATTTATACCGGGTGTACCCTCACCTTAAACAACCACTTTTTCCAAATCTATCTTATGCTGGTCACCATAAAAagttttgatgttatcattggcatggattggttatgccCTCACCATGCTGAAATCCTATGTCACgaaaaggccgttcgccttaatcttccAAGTGGCGAAGCTCTCGTCatttatggagacaaacctagctCAAACTTTTAG
- the LOC111893139 gene encoding uncharacterized protein LOC111893139 encodes MARFHLPGDPYFPNQGNADWIVEDPEEDPKEEPMEEEESVDGEEEEEEEDSDGTDSEPEVYNPHPAPIPPQHYQGPTPQWAKTIHRWSREQGQRAPYGMQRGFYDLGRGGSAERALPVIVHRVTRHEEQTRVNTRHVMEVGATSQVNSVRIRRLDDEHDQTLDRIELL; translated from the coding sequence ATGGCAAGATTTCATTTGCCGGGGGATCCATATTTCCCCAACCAAGGGAATGCTGATTGGATCGTGGAGGACCCAGAGGAAGATCCCAAAGAAGAACCCATGGAAGAGGAAGAATCAGTAGacggtgaagaagaagaagaagaagaagactcagATGGAACCGATTCAGAACCCGAAGTTTACAATCCACACCCTGCCCCTATTCCTCCACAACACTACCAGGGCCCGACGCCCCAATGGGCCAAAACTATACATCGATGGAGCCGAGAGCAAGGTCAACGAGCTCCCTATGGCATGCAACGGGGTTTCTACGATCTCGGTAGAGGAGGGTCAGCCGAGCGAGCCCTCCCTGTCATTGTTCACCGTGTCACACGCCACGAAGAGCAAACAAGAGTTAACACCCGACACGTCATGGAAGTTGGTGCCACCAGCCAAGTCAATTCCGTTCGCATTCGCCGTTTGGATGATGAACACGATCAGACTCTAGACCGCATCGAGCTTCTTTGA